The Candidatus Aminicenantes bacterium genome segment ACGGTTGAGCCAGGCGTCCTACCTCCAACTGAGCGCCGTTGACTGGGTTAAGCGGCGCGATTTTTTTGCCGCCCGTTTCTCACCCTGTTGCCTCTGCCCGCGCCAATGCCGTGCCGAGCGCTGGAGCGGCCGGCACGGCTTGTGCCGGGCCGGGCGCGACGCAAAGATCGCCTCGCACAACCTCCATTTCGGCGAGGAACCGCCCATTTCCGGCGACCGGGGGTCGGGGACGGTCTTCTTTTCGGGCTGCACCCTCAACTGCCTGTTCTGCCAGAATTACCCGATCTCTCAGCTGTTCCACGGCGAATTCTTCAGCGTGGAGCAGCTGGCCATGATTTTTCTCGGCCTGCAGAAGCGCGGCGCACACAACATCAACCTGGTGTCGCCCACGCCCTACCTGTTCCATGTCGTGAGCGCGCTGGAGATCGCCTGCGCCAAGGGGCTCCGCATCCCCCTGGTTTACAACACCAGCGGCTACGAGCGGGCCGAGGTGGTGGCCGGGTTGTCGGGCATCGTCGACATCTACCTGCCCGACCTGAAATACGGACCTTCGGAAGAGGCGCGGCAACTGGGGCTGAGACTTTCAGGGGTGAATGATTATTATGAAAACGCCGTGGCGGCCATCGCCGAGATGTTCCGGCAAACCGGGCCGCTGCGGCTGGACGAAGCGGGGATCGCCGTGTGCGGCACGGTCATCCGCCACCTGATCATCCCCGGGCATGCCGAGAACTCGGTCGAGGTGTTGCGAACCATCGCCGCCGGCGTTTTCAAGGCCGCCTGGCTCAGCCTGATGAGCCAGTATTTCCCGGCCCACCGCGCCCCCGATTGCCCGCCCTTCGACCGTTGCCTGCGCCGTGACGAATACCGCCAGGTGCGCGACGAAGCGCTGCGCCTGGGCCTCGAGAACGGCTGGTTCCAGGGCATGGATTGAATCAATCCCGCTGCGAGTTGAAGCTTGAGCGGGTATTGAATGGAATCTAGTATTATCGGGCTTTTCAATAGGTAGAATATCAAAATAGTATCAAGAATTGAAGAAAATCTAATGAAAGGATCTTGTTTGTTTTTACACTTTTGGATATGATTCAAATGGGGAGAGCAGAATGAACATAACATATCTATTTGGTGCCGGAGCGAGTGCCTATGCAATTCCCACCATTGAAAATATCCCAGAACATCTAGAAGAATTTTATCTATATTTGGACAATATTGAAGATTCACCTCCGGGCCCTAACGTTTCTCCACAACACTACGAATATCGTCCAGAAAAACCAAGTTCTCAGTTAAAAAAAGATATAAAATGGTTAATTGATAATTTAAAATATGCGACTAGCATAGATACTCTGGCGAAAAGACTATTCATTAAAAATAGTAAGGATTATTTTAAAATCAAAGCCTTAATGATAATTTTTTTTGTTTTTGAACATTTCAGAAATTTAGGTGATAAAGATAATGACCCTACTTTAAAATATAAACCCCAAAATACTGCTATAAGAAAAATTGACCCACGATATGATAATTTTTTTGCATTTCTCATTCAAAAGGAAATTGATGACTTACCAAACATTAAAATTCTTTCGTGGAATTATGACATGCAATTTGAAATGGCTTTTGATGAATACTCGGGTTTGGGAAATTTTATTAAAAACCAAATTTATCTACAAATATTTCCTTCTCATGAAGTCAGGGGATTTGATAAAAGTCACTTTGGAATTGTTAAACTTAATGGTTCCCTTCAAATTCAAAGAAAGGATGATAATATTCTTCCTCTGCTTTATTTGGATAAATCGTTACAAATGTATTCACTTGTACGCAACCTTATTAATGACTATGTATCACTAATAGAGCGAGACCGTCCTAACCCTTATTTATTTTTTTCTTGGGAAAATAAAGACATCAACATTCAAACGAAAAAAATTGCATATGAAATTGCAAGTGAAACAGATGTTCTAATAGTAATTGGTTATTCTTTTCCATATTTCAATCGGGCATGGGATAGAGAGATTTTTGGAGGAATGAGGCAATTACAAAAAGTTTATTTTCAAGCACCCAGCAACGATTTGGATAATTATTTTTCAAGATTCAAGGCAATAAATAGTCTAATCCCTTATCATGAAGATATTAGTGACCTTGGGCAATTTTTTATTCCACCCGAATTAGGTTAACCGCTCTTCTTGATAAATTCCTCTTTGAAATAATCCCTGTAGCATTTGTCTGCTTGTTCCTTCCATCTCCTTTCAATATTATCCAATTTTTATTAAACAATTTTCCCTCTACAAAAGTGGATTGTCGAACGTTCGTTTGCGGAATAGTTTAAGCCGGCTCGGAATTCAGTAGAGATGGGCATTTGGGGACGGGGGCATTTGGGGACGGTGCTTGACTTTGTGACTTTGTTCAGGTGAAACTCTTGGGAAGACATTTTTCCTGCTTCTCTTTCAATTTATTTAGGAATGGAATTCAGTTTTTCAGCAATTACTTTCCAATTCTCTTTGTCCTTTTCCTCGCTAGGGTAAAATTTTCTTATTCTACTTGATCCATCACGAATCTGACCCCTTTTCCCCTTTTCACCTGACCATTTTTTATGTCCATCTGAAATTGTTTTTGCAACGATCTCACTTGGTACAATATAAAAATCTGGTCTAAAATTACCATCCTTCATATTTACAAATATATAAACTAAATCATCACTTTTTAGCTCTTCATCTTTATTTTTCAGTGTATAGCCTTTTTTATGGGCAAGTTTGCTTGTCTTTACTTGGATTACTATAGATTTTTTAGAAATTTCAGAAGAAACAAGTATATCCACTCCGCTCGTATTTTTCATTGTGACTAAAGCAATATATTCACGTTTTGACAATTCAGCAGCAGCATAGTATGTTCCTGAAATCCCTGTTAGACTATTTAATTTTGACATATTTAAGCCTCCTTTTATGGTTCATTTTTCCAATAGATGTCCCGAGTCAGATTTAACTCGGCTAGATAGTGCACAGAATCTGCCTTTATACTCCAAAACGATTTATCTTTCGTGCTTTCCGTGGGGCTGCGGATACAGGGGCCTAAAGAAGAAGAACTGCAGTAAATACATTTTTTGCCGCCACTTCCATGCTGGTGTTTGCCATGCGGGCTGCGTGAACAGGGTCCGAATGAACTTGAACCGCAAAAAACACAGTGTTTTTCGTCCCCCCGAATGCTCATGTTTGCCGTGGGGGCTTTTCGAACAAGATCCGTACGATGAAGAATTACAAAAGATGCATTTGTCCATTGTGTCCCTCCTTGGGTGATTTTGTTCCAATAATATATTTTTTGCAAATCAGAAAATTTTGTATGCTGCAAGCGAACTCGTCCCCAACTTCTGAATTTCTCAAAAGAGCCCCATCCTGACATAATCAGCCTCGTCTTCGGGGAAGCGGTCGCTCTCTTTCCAGCCCTCTTTTTTTAGGTCGGAGATGACGTGCAGACGTGCCACCAGGGCAGCGTCCCATCCGAACAGCTCCTCGACTTCCCGCAGCCCTTCCCGGTGGTGGCGCTTGCGGCGATGGCGCATGCCGAATTCAGGAGTCCTGGCGAACTCATCGAGCCACAGGTGGACTTCGGTGAAAGGCTTGCCGAACAGGCTTAGCGATTCTAGCTCGTGCTCTTCCAGTTTCATCGAGCTCCTGTTTTCACCCAACGCTCGATCTCCGGGCTGAACTTGCCGTAAAAAGAGGTGATATCGAAAAAAAAGTTTTCCTTTTCGCCATTCTCGAGTTGGATGGTCAGCATGTCATAGTGCTTTCCCCCATGAGGGATATGTTGCTGCTCGACCATGGAATAGACTATCCCCAAGCTCTGTGACTTCAAACGTAAATAGGCGTACTCGGCGTATACCCCTTCGTCCGTGTCAACAGCGTTGATGATCTCAATGGCCTCCTTCAGTGATTCGCCGGTCTTCGGACTGAAGAATATCTGTTTTTCACTGTCTTCCGGGCTGCAGGAGATAACGCAGCGGCGAACGGCCTTTTTCCCTTTTATTACAAATACCAGGTCGGCCAGGACAGCCCCGTCGATAGGGTGGAGTTTCTTGTCGGCATGGCAATAGGGGCCTATCTCGCGGCCGTCGATGAAGATGATATAGTTGCCTTTCCTGCGGAACAGGGAGAGGCAATGGTTGTCCACGGTGAAGGCGAAGTTGCTGATATCGTAAGGGCCATATTTCTTCCCGTCAAGGAGGATGAAACGACGTTTGGCGGAATTTCCGTCCAGCATGACCGCCCAGTGCTTGCCGTCGGGGCTGAACTCGGGCACGAAGTACTGGAAGGGGAAGGGACCGTATTCGATGCCGTCGACCAGGAATCCGTGCCATTTCTTTTTCTGGATGTCCAGTCCCCAATGTTTGCCATCAAGACTATACCAGGGGCCGAAATACTGCTCGAAGGGGCCGTAGAACTTCTCGCCTTCGACCAGCAGCCCTTGTCCTTTATCGTCCCGGCAGGGGCAGGTACACAGTTCGCCGCCGCGGCTGAATTCGGGGCGCTCCACCGCCCTGAACGGGCCGTACTCCTTGCCGTTCAGCAGCAGGAAACCCTTGTCATCCCGGCGTAGGGCGGCGGCCCATTTTTTGCCGCTGGGGGAGAACAGGGGCAGTTCGACATCCTGATAGGGACCAAAGTGCTTGTTGCTGACGGTAATGAACATTTCCCCGCCCGGTTTTTCGACGACACTGCCTTTCCTGATGACTTCGCCGCCGGCGACCAGGAAAAATTCGTTGTCCCGCTGGGCGGTGAAAACGAAGACACCGCGGCAGGGATCAAACCACGGCCCCTTGATGTTGAAGTTGAAAGGGCCATATTTGCAACCGTCGGCCAGCACGTAATATTTATCGTGCAGTTTCCCGGTCAGCGCCCAGTGCTTGCCGTCCGGAGAATATTTGAATGGTCGGTCCACTTTATCCCAGGGGCCGTACTCTTTGCCGTCGATGCGGACATGCCATTTCCCTGTCCCAGGCTTGCGGATAAGCTCGGAGATCCCTTTTTCGTCAATTTTCCTTTTCATGGAGCCATTGTCGCATTCTCTCCCTATCAAGGGATGACATAGGAGAAAAAAGGAGAAGGAGGTAGAGGGGTAAAGTTAGGGCAAGAGTAAAAAAAGGCAATGAGGAGATTTAAGATTCTTCCTTGAATTTCTTCTTGGCTTTACTTTACCTTTATATCCCTTTACCTCTCTACCTCTTTCTAATACAATGTTTGCATGGCGAAGAAACTAACCTACTCCCGCTATATCTGGTTCATCAACCAGGCCAAAAAGGGGAGATACCCCAACGCCCAGCGCCTGGTCGAATATTTCGAGATCAGTCTGGCCCAGGCTCAGCGCGATGTCGAGTATATGCGCGACACCCTGGACGCGCCGCTGGAATACGACGCGTTCAAAAAAGGCTACGCGCTCAGCGACCGCGCCTTCAGTCTGCCCTCGATCTGGGTGGAGGACGACGAGCTCCTGCTGCTGGCCATCGCCAGGGAGCTGATCCGCGACCCCGACTCAAAAAAGATACTGGCCGAGCTGCTGCGCAAGATCGCCATCAACAGCCGCAAGGGCCTGGGCGCCGCCGGGCACGTTGTCTCCTACAAAGGCATGGGCTCCTACCGCCAGAAAGCGGGTATCCTCAACCCGCTGCTCGACGCCATCATGAACCAGCATCCAGCGGAGATCCTGCACCAGGAAGTTTTCGGGCCGATGCGCGAGCCCTCCTGGCGCAAAGTGACCCCGCTGCACCTCCTCTTTTACCGAACCAATTGGTACTTGCTGGCCCTCTACGGCAAGGAATGGCGCACCTTTTCGCTGGCTCGCATTGAGACAGTGAAGGTGCTGCCGGGAAAAGCCATAAAAAAGGTCAGCCAGAAGGCCATCCATGACAAGATCGCCTCAACCTTTGGTATCTTCATCACCGACCAGAACCACCCGGTAGTGCCGGTCAAGTTGAGGTTTGTGCCCGAACTGGCGCGCTTTGTGCGCAGCATGCTCCCGCATCCGGGTCAGGAGTTCTGCGATGGGGCGGGCGGCTGCCTGGAAGTCTCCTTCCCCTCGACCCTCAACCGCGAACTGATCGGCGAGATCCTGGGCTTCGGCGAGCAGGTCGAAGTGCTGGAGCCGAAGGAATTGCGGAAAGAAATTGCGACGATATTAGGGAATACAGCGAAGTTATATGGAAAGGTCAGTAAGAATTGAAATGACTCCGGTTATTTCAAAGAGTAAATACCTGTCGGGTTTGCAGTGCCATAAGCTCCTGTGGTACCACTATAATCGGCCCGATGAAATTCCAACCCCCGATGAGGGAACCAAGGCTATTTTTGATGCCGGTCACGAAGTTGGCAAGCTGGCTCAAAGCCTGTTTCTGGGCGGGATTGCTATTAAATGGGATAGAGATGCCGAAAAAATGATTGAGCCAACTAAAAAGCTTCTGGTTGAACGAAAACCCATTTTTGAAGCCGCGGTAAAATACGGAAACGCCTATTCTATTGCCGACATCCTCGCTCCTGTGGATAATAACAGCTGGGATTTGATCGAGGTTAAAAGCAGTACGTCTTTAAAAGATATAAACCTGCCTGATGTGGCTATCCAGAGTTATGTTTGCCAAAACTCCGGCATAAAACTAAACAAATTATTTTTAATGCACATTAACAACCAGTATGTCCGCCACGGAGATATCGAGCCTGAAAAACTTTTTACCAAGGAAGACATTACCGCACAGACCCAGGAACTGCTATTGCAGGTTGAGCCGAACCTTGAGAAGATGGTGAAGATCATTCAAAGCGCAGAATGCCCCGCTATAAAAATTGGCCCGCATTGCAGCAACCCGTACGAATGCCCGCTAACGGAAATGTGCTGGTCTTTTCTTCCTGAGAAAAATATTTTTTCCCTTTATAGAGGAAAAACTTTAGGGTTTGAGTTATTGCAACAGAAAGTTCAAAAACTGGCCGATATTCCCCCTGGTACAATACTCAGCTCAAGCCAGAGCATTCAGGTAAAATGCGCTAAAACAAATAAGCCCCATATAGATAAAAAGGGCATTGCGAATTTTCTATCTACCCTCCAATACCCATTATACTTTTTGGATTTCGAAACCGTCGCTCCGGCAATTCCTT includes the following:
- a CDS encoding DUF2779 domain-containing protein, yielding MERSVRIEMTPVISKSKYLSGLQCHKLLWYHYNRPDEIPTPDEGTKAIFDAGHEVGKLAQSLFLGGIAIKWDRDAEKMIEPTKKLLVERKPIFEAAVKYGNAYSIADILAPVDNNSWDLIEVKSSTSLKDINLPDVAIQSYVCQNSGIKLNKLFLMHINNQYVRHGDIEPEKLFTKEDITAQTQELLLQVEPNLEKMVKIIQSAECPAIKIGPHCSNPYECPLTEMCWSFLPEKNIFSLYRGKTLGFELLQQKVQKLADIPPGTILSSSQSIQVKCAKTNKPHIDKKGIANFLSTLQYPLYFLDFETVAPAIPFYNGTRPYQNIPFQFSLHILEKEGAKQEHHSFLAEGKADPRLEILIELKSLLGNGGSIIAYNAGFETG
- a CDS encoding radical SAM protein: MERLSQASYLQLSAVDWVKRRDFFAARFSPCCLCPRQCRAERWSGRHGLCRAGRDAKIASHNLHFGEEPPISGDRGSGTVFFSGCTLNCLFCQNYPISQLFHGEFFSVEQLAMIFLGLQKRGAHNINLVSPTPYLFHVVSALEIACAKGLRIPLVYNTSGYERAEVVAGLSGIVDIYLPDLKYGPSEEARQLGLRLSGVNDYYENAVAAIAEMFRQTGPLRLDEAGIAVCGTVIRHLIIPGHAENSVEVLRTIAAGVFKAAWLSLMSQYFPAHRAPDCPPFDRCLRRDEYRQVRDEALRLGLENGWFQGMD
- a CDS encoding aspartate ammonia-lyase; this encodes MSKLNSLTGISGTYYAAAELSKREYIALVTMKNTSGVDILVSSEISKKSIVIQVKTSKLAHKKGYTLKNKDEELKSDDLVYIFVNMKDGNFRPDFYIVPSEIVAKTISDGHKKWSGEKGKRGQIRDGSSRIRKFYPSEEKDKENWKVIAEKLNSIPK
- a CDS encoding WYL domain-containing protein, which encodes MAKKLTYSRYIWFINQAKKGRYPNAQRLVEYFEISLAQAQRDVEYMRDTLDAPLEYDAFKKGYALSDRAFSLPSIWVEDDELLLLAIARELIRDPDSKKILAELLRKIAINSRKGLGAAGHVVSYKGMGSYRQKAGILNPLLDAIMNQHPAEILHQEVFGPMREPSWRKVTPLHLLFYRTNWYLLALYGKEWRTFSLARIETVKVLPGKAIKKVSQKAIHDKIASTFGIFITDQNHPVVPVKLRFVPELARFVRSMLPHPGQEFCDGAGGCLEVSFPSTLNRELIGEILGFGEQVEVLEPKELRKEIATILGNTAKLYGKVSKN